CCAGCTGAGGAGAGCAAGCTGCTTGGCCAATGAGCGCAGGGCCTGTCCGAGCACGGGGCTGGGGCTGGTTGCCCGGCCAAATGATGGCTTGGCTCAGATCCAGAGTTCACCAACATGGCATGTGTGAATGCAGCTAGGCaccatcattgcctcctcctgcttggCTCCAAAGACCAGCCAAAAGGAAAAATGGAGAGCATCATGGTTGTCTGGAACCAAACCACAGTGGTGATCTTTATGCCCAGAAGAAGCCACACTAGAGAGGAGTCCTCAGTTCAAAGGCAAGGTCCATGTCCATCCTAGGCCCAGCCAGTCAAACAGAAAGAAGTCCTGGAGAAGTTAGACACTGCTGGACAGGATTCCTGAGATGTGAGCAGCCTCATTCATTGCTTTTGAGCACACTGCTTTTGTGGAGACTTCAGCCCTGGCATGACCTTGCAAGACCAGAGGGGGAGTCAATAATGATGCAAAAGGAGTCTAATTTATCTTGGAGAGAACCATCAGAGTCCTGTCATGCGGTcagcttgcatttttaaaaagttatcctgagaaaaacaagcaaaccacCAGCCGCCCTTAGCTACAACACACTTTCCTGGGCACTTGGATTTCAATCACTTTCAATCACTTTTGAGCACCGGGGAAGAGACTCAACTGAGGCAGACGAGACATTACTACCTGCATGTTAGAGGCCAGTAGGAATGCACGTGGTCTGTtctcaccctccattccagacttCACTTCCCCACTACCACCTTTTTTATCCCTCCCCAACCAATGATTCCTCAGAGACTCTGGTAGATCTCTACTCTCTTCCCACAGACCAAGTCTGGCTGGTGGATCGCTCTCCACATCACCAGCATCTCATAAGGCACAAACCGGTGGACCAGCAAAAGCTCCTTGTAGTAACAGGGGTCAAAGGACTCCAGTTTGGAGGAGGGGATCCTCACGCCCACCGTCCGGATGCccatgtgggaggagggagacagaCCCGCCTTCTGGAGACACATCCCAAGGTACACATCATCAATGGGGAAGAGCTCGATCCCCAGAGATTTCTCATAGATTGTCCGGGAAGTGTAGCCGGACATGAGAAGACCACCCCCACCGCAGTAAGGCGGGTAGGTCTTGGAGGTAGTCACTTGCTCTGGCACATAATACTTGCTCCACTTTTCACGGATGGGGCCCACGTTTGCAATGAGTTGACCCACAAAAAGGTGTTGGTCCCCTGCCCCCGGGACACTCAACAAGTAATGGATGATATTGTCCGTATTGGCAAAGACGTCGTCGTCTCCGTTGAAAACAAAGCGGACGCCAGGACACCGGGCCTCCATCCAGGCATGGAAAAGGACTTGCTTGAGCGTCAGGTTGAAGAAACTGTCATGGAAGCCCCACTGGAGGATGTCTCCATTCTCCTCCGCCTCAATCTTCAGGAGCTTGTGCAGCTTCCAAGCCTCACGAGCGTTGGGTACCATCCCAGAGAGGAAGACCCTCCGAATATGGACTCCAGCATAGGTCCGTTCCTGCCCCCACGTCTTGCGGATGATCTCACGCCGCTCATAATTGCCGGGTGAGGACTTGATGGCCAAGAGCAAGAAGACCTCGTGGGAGGCTTCCGGGCCACCACATTTATCCGGCAGATCCAGAAGCAGCGGGAATTCTTTGCAATGTTTATACCGCAAGAAATCCTTGATGTGGTCCGGCAACTGGGCAAAGCCAGAGATGTTGGCCATGGACACATTCTCCCGGCACTCAGTAATGGCTTTGGTGGCTTTGGTGACGATGGGTGGGATTGGGCTCGAGGTTTCTCTCAACTCTTTTGAGATGTGGCTGTTATCATTATTTTGGAGAAGGATGAGGAGGCCAGTGAATCCCAGCAGAATCAGGATGGTTACTTCCGCCTTGTACCACCAGTGGCGTGGCATTTTTCACCTGACAGAGAAGGGAAAGTCTGAGTGAATTAATACAATGGAATGCAGCCTCTCCAGTTGCCCTGTGGAACTCATTGCTACAAGATGATCAGCATTCAATTAAACAATCAATTGGCTTAGATCTAGGCTCAGATTAACATCACTCAGTAGCTCAACAATGTCTCTTTGTATCTCTGTACAACACCATGCACACTGGCAGCACGATATAGATCACCACCACCATTCCAGACACCTCATGTCCCAGATGAGCTTTGCTGGGCTCCCTCTCATGGGGTTTTTAAGGAGTCTgtgaagattttttatttttttatttttttaagaaagagagagaggcatttTAGTCACCATTTTctggatttattatttatttttctatgtaaactgctttgagaactttggttgacaagcagtatataaatattatagtagtagtagtagtagtagtagtagtagtagtagtagtgttttTATTTGCCTGTTGGGTTTTTAAACGGTTTGAATTGGGCTCCAATATTTAGCTCATTTCTATATACTTTAGCTCATTTCTATATATTTAGTATATAtttatgccaccccaaactcacatctctgggcggtttacaacaaatataagaaacatcttatttacttatttgattatttctttgattgattgatttctataacatccttccaaagatggctcagggcagctgacattcaaataaaaaaaattaaaaaccaattaaaaaaccaattaaaagcagattaaaataacaattaagactaaataacattaaaattaattattattagaagctaggctaaaaagatgggtctttaacgctctcctgaaggcttccaaggaagataatcctcttctatccacggggagcatgttccacagccTAGAGGCGACAGcagagaatagcaatagcaatagcacttacatttatataccactctatagctggaagctctctaagcggtttacaatgatttagcatattgccccccaacattctgggtactcattttaccgacctcggaaggatggaaggctgagtcagccttgagcccctggtcaggatcgaacttgtaaccttctggttacagggcggcagttttaccactgcgccaccagagaaGAGCCTGATCCCAGGTCCCAGATGaattggtggcacctgaagatggacccctcttgatgatctcaatgagtggtggaaatcttgtagagaaaggcattccctcaggtaactcgggcctaaaccattcagggctataaagataataatcagcactttgctcagaaacgtatcagcagccagtgcaactgtttgagaacaggcataatgtgttctctccaggataccccagagaccaatctgtctgcCATATCTTGAACTATCTGGCGTTtccaaactatatacaaaggcagcccgacatagagtacattgcattGATAACATCTTATCAGTGTTATATTGCTTGACTGCCAGTTTGTTTTCCTTATCGTGTTTTAtgatttttgtgaactgcccctAGCAGCCCTGTGAGCAggataaacatattttaaatagataagtAAAGTAATGTCCAATTCATGATGCGCATGAAACTTACATCACTCCTCACCAGAACGGCCAATGCCAGAGAGAGGTCTCTGTGTTAATCTGCTGTAGCAAAAGAAGCCTCGAAGCTCTCTTTTGGAGCTTTAAAGACTAACAGGTTTATAGTGGGCGGCTCCTTGCAGCTGCCCAAGTGGGCTCAGATCCATGAACACTTCTGCCACAATAAGcccgtttatttatttacatactgcctatgtgcatctctaggtggtgtacacagttcCAAACGCAAAGCAGAAAAAACAGTTTAAACCCATTTTctcagaataaaaagttaaaacaatctcatgagataaaaacaatttaaacaatttgttTTTTTCTAATTAGTTCTAAACTATTTAAATCTTTAGGAGAAAGGCCTcttgggcatttttcacacagggcttttaacttGCAACTCCTCTGGAacggagggtgtgcgttcacataccagccagatttactcagaagtccctgcaagctattggggagcacttcagacacaatttgggattttcatgtgttaaataaataaactacgcgtttgagtgcagcccgatttatacccagggtacaaatatccactttttgcatcgatTTTTgcgggggggcaacttcaaacgtgtggtaaagcctgctgtgtgaaaaacgccctggctATTTTCGCTGCAGCAGAAGTGTATGGGCTACCCCTCTTGAATTTGTCGCCATGGAAGAACCAGATGGAGCCCTAAGCAGTGGAGATCCACCCAGAGGTGCCCTTTCCCCTGGGCTtccaggcctccacaccccctgggggcttcCAAATCCTCCTccgtctgtcctgggtggcgcTGGTCTGCCACTGTCCCAGGCAGTTGAGCgtgacttctgctttagagacagagggggaatggggaaagaaatatgtggggtgggagtatgttaagttgcatgttgaaatgttcctgctaatgcctatttgcataaatatgcctgttttatattcttacattctgtgagttcagttgctgtgtgTGCCCTGAAGCACCCACGTGTCAAAAATACTGCAGGTGTGAAGGagtagggggggagggggggctccaaaggcctttagatctaGTATCCCAAATAAttctggagcctgaacctaaaggcctttggagccccccaccctaccccaccccaccccccactacaAATTAAGTATCACCCcgctacacacgcacacacacacacacacacagtatttttaatatgtgggGTTTTGAGGGCATAAAcagtaactgaactcacaagaatgtaatataaaacatgtatttttatgtaagtatgcattagcagaaacatttccacaagccacttaacatattcccatcccacatatttctttccccgctCTGTCTCGAAAGCAAATTTGCGGACTTGtctggaggttcggttctggtacAGAAGGAATGTGGGGGGCGGCGGTTCTATTCAATCCCGAATGCCTGAACCTCCGGGCTGAACCCCTgaacctctggactggtccgcacatccctagtgtgcagcCTGTTTCCggccttcctccatgtggagaAAGCAGAGAGGTGCGAGGCCCATgcagtcacttggaaggagggaggggagctggacgGCGCTCGGGCGACCCCATCCCGGTAAAAGGAGGAGCTCTCGCCTCCTcgcctcccaccctccctgccactgccatgcCCAATCCCACCCCTGGCATGGGTAGGGGGCACGACTGGCCccaactagcgcacagatgctctgtgcagagtCAGCTAGTTATATGTAATACTCAAATGCCGATCAGGAAGGAGTCAGAGCAAATGCAAGTCTTCAGAGTGTCCCAGGGTAATCTGCTATGAAGGCAGGAATCCGAGCCTGAGAGCCCGATAGAacagacaataaaataaaatatgttctaCACAGTCCCACTGTTACACCACAACataaggagagacagagctcAGCAGATACTTTTACAATCCTTTTGCTCCCTGTCTAGGCCAACTCTATAACTATTCTGGAGTTTTCCCCACCCTTTTCCCAGAGTTCCTctaggctttcctttttaaagtgccaGCAACGTATTAACAATCAAGAAATGTGGCTGGCTCAATTTTAGGCCCCTGCCTCCAAGTTTCAATTTGATTAAATACCACGGCTAAGTCATTTTGCCAGTTAATGTCTGGAATATGTTGTTTGAACAATGCCTTGGCTTGATCATGTCCCATTAGATCAGAGAATCTGTTGCTATTCAGTATAGCACCAATCTCACATTTAAAGCGATGGTCGCTACCTTCCAGCTAGAATTAAAGCTGTCAGCAAACCTCAAAGGTGCTAGTCTGTTTGGGGGAAATATTAGCTGAGCCAAAAATTGCATATGAGAATCCAAACCCTGGCCTCAATTCTAAGCATGCCCATCTGCAAGCTTAAAGCAGCATTAGATACATATCTGGGCATCCGGAACACTGTTCTCAAGAATTTTGTCTGGATAGGTTCCAGAGGAACTAGCCTCCAAACTGCCccatattaaaagaactgcactggctaccaatatgtttctgggcaaaatacaaagctctgattataacctacaaagccctaaacagtttaggtacagggtatttaagagaatgctttcttcattataagccccaccacccattgagatcatctgggttGGTCTGCCTGCAATAGccaccagcacatctggtggctacccaggggCAGGCCTTTTCTGtcgctgccctgaggctttggaatgcactccctgccgaaataagagcctccccatatctgtcAGTTTTGGAGAAGATGCTAaaaacgcatttgttcacccaagtttttaactagttttaatGTGAATTTATTGTAATTATGccaattttgttgtaaacctttCAGTGGCatcagtttggggcagtatacaacacatctatctatctatataattctctgaggtgtacctgtggctaatcccatgcatggcagctctcgtgagagttcacgagcagaagcaccatggggattccatatgcagataggaaggagagcagaagcaccatggggaTTGGGCAGTGGGCATTCCATGTGCAGAATGGGAGGAGGatcctgtggcaccatggtgattggacagtggggattccatatgctgatagggaggagcagcctgtgatggttaaggacagttggaatgcaactgttactgatcggaagatgtttttgattgtagagaggaatctctctatctATATAAGAAAAGTGggtaggggtctgcaaagagaggggtcatgagggaagaaagagccccttcaggagaaggaggctgccgttgtgtgaatcaGATGAGGAATCAAGATGACCAAGATTTGTtaattcaggaaagaaggaagagagagaaggaaggagggaaagaaagacagaggggaagagcgagtggaggagagagagagaaaaagaagggaggagaagagagaaagaaggaagggcgagggatgggcccataACTGTCAGTGGCCtgggggaacgagtggccatagcagtgcctattggcagcaaggaagggcccagccaaccactgctgctgtttggggctaccgaggccattggctgagggaggcaggcaggcaagggtcaggctcaggcctgtcagtGGTGTGACGGGAATGAGCGGCCAGGGCAGTGACAGCAGCAAGTAAAGtcaactgctgcagctgctcctgtggggaggagcaggagtggggctcaggtgaggaggtccCTGGGGTTAGGGGACTGCTGCTTGGCCAATAGCGCTGCAGtggcaaccaagaggggtgagggggatggaagcaacagggatggaggaggaggagcaggagtgcagctcaggtgagggtggggcgatctctgaggtgagcggggctgtggccgggggtgtgtgtgtgaggggagcaCTCAAGGActatcatgcagatgctctgcgcgggttaagctcgTACTAAATAAATTCTTTGTCTAGCTCATCCTGATGCGTAAGAAAAATGTACTAGTCAAGGATCATGAAAAGAACtggatatttctttttcttttcttgaatgTCCAAATGGTCCATTATGTCTCGTCCAAGAAACTGAAGAAGCAACGTTGAATCTCATCTTGAAGATCAGATCAACCAAATTCCTCAGTTAGCCCTCTGATCTTAAGATTGCACACGCGTTCCTtggaggctgtagctcagtggcggagtatctgctttgcaggcagaaggtccccggtccaGTCCTTTGCAacgtctcataggaacataggaatctgccttctatagagtcagaccataggtccatctggcttagtattttctacacagactggcagcagcttctccaaggctgcaggcaggaatctctctcagccctatcttggatgccagggagggaacttggaaccttcttcatgcaggcattcagatgttcttcccagagcagccccatcccctaaggggaataacttaccacgctcataagaaaataagaacagccctgctggatcaggtccaagggaGCCCatagagtccagcatcctgtttcacacacagtggcccaccagatgccactggaagcttacaggcagaagttgaaagcatgccctctctcctgctgttactccccagcaactggtattcagaggcatcctgcctttgaggctagaagtggcctatagccacttgGTGATCTTGATTTGGTGATCATCTGGTATACAAATccaggtttgttaaataaaccttagttaaaataaatcTTGGTTTCacgtgataagaacataagaacagccctgctggatcaggcccaaggcccatctagtccagcatcctgtttcgcacagtggcccaccagatgctgccggaagccacaggcaggagttgagggcatgccctctctcctgctgttactcccctgcaacttgtattcagaggcatcctgcctatgaggctggaggtggcctacagccctccgactagtagccgttgatagacctcacctccatgaagttatccaaacccctcttaaagccatccaggttgttggctatcaccacatcttgtggcagagaattccacaagttgattatgcgtttgttggtcctagatttcctggcaatcaatttcatgggaagacccctgattctagtgttctgagagggagtagaatttctctctatccactttctccacaccatgcatgattttatagacctctatcatgtctccccacagtcatctttttgctaaactaagtagccccaggtgttgtagccttgcctcataagaaaaatgctctaggcccctgatcattttggttgccctcttctgcaccttttccaattctacaatgtccatttttagatgtggtgaccagaattgtatgcagtactccaggtgtggccgcaccatagttttgtataagggcattataatattagcacttttcttttcagcccccttcctaatgatccctagcatggaattggcctttttcacagctgccgcacattgagtcgacactttcaacaagctgtccaccgcgaccccaggatccctctcctggtcagtcacctacagctcagatccgatcaacgtatacttgaagttggggtttttcgtcccaatgtgcatcactttacacttgccaacactgaactgcatttgccattttgtcacccactcacccagtttggagagatccttttaaagctcctcacaatccattttggttttcagtaccctaaatagtttggtatcatctgcaaatttggccacctcactacttacccctgcttcaagatcatttatgaattaattaaaaagcaccggtcccagcacaaatccctgagggacccaacttcttacttccctccattgtgaaaactttccatttatccctaccctctgtttcctgtctttcaaccagttagcaatccacacatgtacctgtccccttatcccatgactactacgtttcctcaggagtctttgatgaggaactttgtcaaaagctttttggaagtccaggtagactatgtcaactggatcacctttatccatgtacttgttgacactctcaaagaactccaaaaggttggtgaggcctttgcagaagccatgccggttctctcacagcagggcctgttgttctatatgctttacaattttatccttgaggatgctttccatcattttgcctggaacagacgttaagctaaccggcctgtaatttcctggatcacccctggatccctttttgaaaattggtgttacatttcctactttccagtcctccagtacacagcctgattgcagggataagttatatattttagcaaggaggtcggcaatttcattttcattcaagGAGAttggctcacacatgtagtctcccattcaaaatgcaaaccagggtggatcctgcttagcagagtGTAGgtctggggaaaactcctgcctgaaaccttggagagctgaaaTACAGGTGAACCATGTTATCTGCTGGGGTTCCGTTCCAccctacaactgcagataacagAACCGAGGATAACagggcattaaagtctatggggtgggggtgggggttaggttcctggaggctgggaaatggcccaaaaatggggagggggcaaaaatgttaaaaacagcaaaataaagtgccctaccatgttccatggatctccagctctccaggaatgctcccccccccccaagaatcaCAGAAAACCTTTTCCTTttcctgagcccctggtggcgcagtggtaaaactgccgccctgtaaccagaaggttacaagttcgatccagatcaggggctcaaggttgactcagccttccatccttccgaggtcggtaaaatgagtacccagaatgttgggggcaatatgctaaatcattgtaaaccgcttagagagctccagctatagagtggtatagaaatgtaagtgctattgctattgctattttctttaaaaacaagccacaaaatggctcctgtgctcAGAAttacttctgaggtcatttctggccacccggAACCCACGGATATGTGGAATCAACCCTTTTTTGCCCAACTGTGTCAATTACTCGGCTGGGGACATGCAAAACTGCAAGTGCTGGGTCATCAGGTGTGAAGTTCTCCTGTATGAACAAGCCAGCCAGGCATATTATGAATACGAGACAATATTTTGCCTAACCTATCCAAACCATTTTTCAAAGGTATGTTTGAAGCCAGCTTACCATTTTGATCCTAAGTGAGAAGCAATTTCATTCCACTTAGCCACAATGAGGAAGAACCGGCTCCAGGCGTCAGCCTAGCCTCAGTCCCTTGAGATGGTAGCTCCAGGCATTGGAGAAACCAGCCACAAGAAACATCCGGGCTTTGTGCTACAAGTTTCCACGCACAAGTTGCTCTTGTGTGAGAAAGGACGTCTTCCACAAGGAAGCAGCAAGCAGTGCAACCGcaaatattatttttttcattCCCGTGGGATTAGCTGCATTAGACTGTGCCAGCAGCAACAAATCAGTCGAGTGGCATTCATCAAAAGGTTAGCCCATTTATCGGCCAGAGGTTACTCCTGGTGAGTCTCTTTAGGGCAGGCGGGCCCTACATTGTGGTtcaaggctgggaacctctgcccTTGAACAACAGGTAGGCCATTGCAGGATAGCCCTGGGGGGTGAAACATCCattctctattttattttatgtatgtactGCCTATAACAAtgaaggtgtagtggttagagtactggattaggaccgggagacccgagttcagatccccattcagcccatgagacttgctgggtgactctgggccagtcactcctctctcagcctaacctacttcatagggttgttgtgaggagaaacttaaggatgtagtacaccgctctggactccttggaggaagagcaggatataaaatgtaataaatcctctttaataaaaggcttgagtgtgcACCCGTGTCCTTTTCCGGCCCGTATCTTTtgcggccgttctgggcatgcgctccgcatgCCCAgaagacacgggcggccatgttgggtcccggtAAGCAgcgaggggaagcagcagcaggaggcagcggcgACTGGAGCCGATGCCGGCCGTGGCGGGCTGCCAGGGACCGATGGCGGCGGCTGCGACCGCGACGGGACaatggggcagtgagtggggcccatggcggcggcggccgcgaaGGGGCGAcagttggtggttgcggggccgggccggcagcggacgggcagcccgcagtgggccccgaAACCAGGGGGTTAAGGTGgaaatggggggagcggtggctgtccggcagccTGCCGCAACGAAGGACAAACGGCGGCAGCAGCCACGGCAGGCCGCATggcgtggcgggcccgccgcgGCCATCATCGGACCCaatcgccgcctcctgctgctgcttcccctcccGGCCTGAGGAGAAGCGGAGATGCCCACCACTGTGGCAGCGGGTGGCTCCCGGTTTGTTTAGGGGTTGGGAAAGGCGTCAAGAAGAAGACGACGCGCAGGAGAAATGCAACCTGCCCAGCGCTCC
Above is a window of Hemicordylus capensis ecotype Gifberg chromosome 2, rHemCap1.1.pri, whole genome shotgun sequence DNA encoding:
- the B3GNT3 gene encoding N-acetyllactosaminide beta-1,3-N-acetylglucosaminyltransferase 3, with the protein product MPRHWWYKAEVTILILLGFTGLLILLQNNDNSHISKELRETSSPIPPIVTKATKAITECRENVSMANISGFAQLPDHIKDFLRYKHCKEFPLLLDLPDKCGGPEASHEVFLLLAIKSSPGNYERREIIRKTWGQERTYAGVHIRRVFLSGMVPNAREAWKLHKLLKIEAEENGDILQWGFHDSFFNLTLKQVLFHAWMEARCPGVRFVFNGDDDVFANTDNIIHYLLSVPGAGDQHLFVGQLIANVGPIREKWSKYYVPEQVTTSKTYPPYCGGGGLLMSGYTSRTIYEKSLGIELFPIDDVYLGMCLQKAGLSPSSHMGIRTVGVRIPSSKLESFDPCYYKELLLVHRFVPYEMLVMWRAIHQPDLVCGKRVEIYQSL